A region of the Thioploca ingrica genome:
TTCGCTTTTGCGTAAGGCGCTTTCTGCTCTCGCAATCCAAATCCCAATGAATATGATTATGACCACTACTACCCCTCTCCATAAATTGGATTGATAAACCCGTGAATGAGCCTCTTCTAAAAACTGAGTGGCTTTGTTATTCGCAAATTGAATTAAATCGTCGAGTTCTTTTTCCAATTCCGGGATATGTTTACTAATATCAAGTTGTATCATCGAGAGCGCTTGTTCGTGGTTACCGGATTTAGCTAATGCTATAATTTTATAATGAAATGGTTCACATCTTTTTAGAATTTGAATAACATCCTCAACCTCTTGTTTATCACCCAGAAAACGTTCTTTAATTAACTTTAAATCGGCATTAATTTTGTTTTCATATAACCGAATGTTCGACTCAATGGAGTTGAAATCATCATTATTTTTAACAAGTACAATCTGTTGAATACTTAAGTGCAGTTTAACAATATTAATGTTGACATCACGTACCGCTTTACTTACCGTGAAAGGGTGCAGATACATTTGGTTAATTAAATTAGACAAAGCATATATTTGGGTTATTATGAATAACCCAACTAAAAATAAAAATAACAAACTAATAAATAATCTGTTGTTTATATTCATTGTTATCATTTAGATTATAATTCTGAAATGCTCAGTTAAATAATTAAAATTAACTTTATTCAAAATTACCTCGGCAAAAAACTTCATTTTCATTTTAATATTAATACATTATTCAACAACATTAAAATAGAAATTGTTTATTATTAATAGTGAAATGACGAAACCTATAACTAACAAAAATAGTTTAGTCTAAAAATAAGTCATTTAAAAAATTAATTCATTATTAATTATTAAGTTACATAATTAATCTAGTCTCGGTTATTGAGAATGAACTGTTATTATAAAAAATATATTCCGTTTTTTATTTATAGTAAAATTTTATCAAAAAATTGAAAATTAAGTCGCCGGACTTAACACCACATCATTCCAATACAGTGAGATAAATTATGCTCGATTTAATCAAACAACGTTTTCATAAACTGGTTCCTGCAGTTGATTTTTGTTCATTACGCTATTTAGTCCAACATTCTGAAATTCTGACAGTGCGTCAAAATATTGCCCAACCCCCGATTCACCATTATGATGAGGGAGTGATGATAACCATTATCAATAAAGGTGGATTAGGCTATGCAGCAACGAGCGATTTAAGTGAAACTGGACTACGACAAGCCATGATTAAAGCCACACAATGGACTCAACTGAATCAGCCCAACCAACTCATTGACTTTTCTAAACTGACCCTACCTCATCAACGCGGAGAATACACGTCAATCGTCAAAAAACCCTGGAACAGCTTATCGAGTCAAGCTAAATTTGACTTACTTTACCAAGAATCCGCTCAATGTCACCCAGACGATAAAATTATCGATTGGCAAACCTCACTGCGATCAATCCAAACTGAACAACTTTACTTAACCAATCAAGGTGGAGAAATTCAACAAACGCATCATTATTTACTTCCGTATATTAAAGTCATCGCTAATCAAGGCGTTAACACCCAATACCGCACGTTGGGAGGACATGGTTATGGACGACAAGGTGGTTTAGAAATCCTGGATGACATTGGTTTTTTTGGTAAAGGTCAGCAATTAGCTGAAGAAGCTTTACAATTACTAGCGGCACCGAATTGTCCCACTACAATAATGGATTTAGTACTCGCACCCGATCAGATGATATTACAAATCCATGAATCAATCGGACATCCTCTAGAACTGGATCGCATTTTAGGTGATGAACGCAATTATGCTGGAACCAGTTTTGTAACTGTGGATATGTTTGGTCATTATCAATATGGTTCTGAGTTATTGAATGTCACTTATGATCCAACTTTACCTGAACAATTAGCGAGTTATGGATTTGATGACGACGGCTTACCCGCCAAAAAAGTTTACCTTATTCGCCAAGGCATTTTAATTACGCCGCTCGGTGGTCATTTATCACAAGCGCGTGCCG
Encoded here:
- a CDS encoding TldD/PmbA family protein; the protein is MLDLIKQRFHKLVPAVDFCSLRYLVQHSEILTVRQNIAQPPIHHYDEGVMITIINKGGLGYAATSDLSETGLRQAMIKATQWTQLNQPNQLIDFSKLTLPHQRGEYTSIVKKPWNSLSSQAKFDLLYQESAQCHPDDKIIDWQTSLRSIQTEQLYLTNQGGEIQQTHHYLLPYIKVIANQGVNTQYRTLGGHGYGRQGGLEILDDIGFFGKGQQLAEEALQLLAAPNCPTTIMDLVLAPDQMILQIHESIGHPLELDRILGDERNYAGTSFVTVDMFGHYQYGSELLNVTYDPTLPEQLASYGFDDDGLPAKKVYLIRQGILITPLGGHLSQARAGLPGVANARATNWNRPPIDRMANLNIEPGETRFEEMIQSIERGIFMQSNSSWSIDDSRNKFQFGCEWGQLIEKGELTQVVKNPNYRGISATFWRNLTQVGNADTFEVLGVPNCGKGEPNQGIMVGHASPVCTFSPVDVFGGA